The following coding sequences are from one Panicum hallii strain FIL2 chromosome 5, PHallii_v3.1, whole genome shotgun sequence window:
- the LOC112894330 gene encoding E3 ubiquitin-protein ligase RFI2-like, which produces MGAGAQEDEEETAIVAEGGGGGGEEEQVAAEGEGEEEEQVGKGGEGEGGEEKAAAVVSCSICLDRVVAGGEERSTARLQCGHEFHLDCIGSAFNAKGIMQCPNCRKIEMGNWLYANGPRSSQDANNDEWGYDEDLYDVAHSDMATFVPLRIQWCPVGRLPALFEELETAPPATFNDFMGPNFNSEHVAVSVPGTAHPGPYLAYFQPVPPPAPSSSHVAERTIDGAAYHDHWNPLAGPSDGRPVQTVHPIDFHHNPWAHMPHSYSQSNNNNGVAEQPLLPVGAMRVGGVDSDSQRGSLPSFYGNGSGTPRIPSVPPMAPQFIRAHHNINDQFQQSSSLFAGSQRSGGMHPLGAGGPAVPPPDNTSFCLFPPASSGPSTMETEDVRGNQFYAWERDRLAPYPLVSANNEGTWWSSSQQQQPHGLPEPASASRRLPGQWIGGAARSPPQENRLPDNSPFRPMHIPRM; this is translated from the exons ATGGGCGCGGGCGCCCAGGAGGATGAAGAGGAGACGGCCATAGTTGccgagggaggaggaggcggaggggaggaggagcaggtggcggcggagggcgaaggggaggaggaggagcaggtggggaagggaggagagggcGAGGGCGGGGAGGAGAAGGCTGCGGCGGTGGTGTCGTGCTCGATCTGCCTGGACagggtggtcgccggcggcgaggagaggTCCACCGCGAGGCTGCAGTGCGGCCACGAATTCCACCTTG ATTGCATTGGTTCAGCATTTAATGCCAAAGGAATTATGCAATGCCCCAATTGTCGCAAAATTGAGATGGGGAATTGGCTTTATGCAAATGGTCCCCGATCATCACAGGATGCAAACAATGATGAATGGGGCTATGATGAAGACCTTTATGATGTTGCTCACTCAGATATGGCAACCTTTGTG CCACTTCGCATCCAGTGGTGTCCAGTTGGGCGCTTACCAGCTTTGTTCGA AGAATTAGAGACTGCACCGCCAGCTACTT TTAATGATTTTATGGGGCCAAACTTCAACTCAGAGCATGTGGCTGTATCTGTACCTGGCACAGCTCATCCAGGTCCATATCTCGCTTACTTTCAGCCTGTGCCGCCACCAGCACCATCAAGCTCCCATGTTGCTGAGAGAACAATAGAtggtgctgcatatcatgatcACTGGAACCCTCTGGCCGGACCATCAGATGGCCGACCGGTGCAGACAGTACATCCCATTGATTTCCATCATAACCCCTGGGCACACATGCCGCACTCCTATTCTCAATCCAACAACAATAATGGTGTAGCTGAGCAGCCATTACTCCCTGTGGGGGCAATGAGGGTTGGAGGGGTTGACAGTGATAGCCAACGAGGATCTCTCCCATCATTTTATGGAAACGG GTCTGGAACACCTAGGATCCCAAGTGTTCCTCCTATGGCGCCACAATTCATAAGAGCACATCACAACATAAATGATCAATTTCAGCAGAGTTCTAGCTTATTCGCTGGGTCACAGCGATCAGGAGGCATGCATCCATTAGGAGCTGGTGGGCCTGCCGTGCCACCTCCGGATAACACCTCCTTTTGCCTGTTCCCACCAGCTTCATCGGGTCCTAGTACAATGGAGACTGAGGATGTCAGAGGAAATCAGTTCTACGCCTGGGAGAGGGACCGCCTCGCTCCGTACCCTCTGGTGTCTGCAAATAATGAAGGTACCTGGTGGAGCTCTTCACAACAGCAGCAGCCTCATGGCTTACCTGAGCCTGCATCTGCCTCAAGAAGGCTGCCCGGGCAGTGGATTGGCGGCGCTGCTAGGTCGCCACCACAGGAGAATAGATTGCCAGACAACTCACCATTCCGTCCAATGCACATCCCTCGGATGTAG